Proteins encoded by one window of Cuniculiplasma divulgatum:
- a CDS encoding bifunctional DNA primase/polymerase, which produces MILNEEGRGCNPPLIQGDEPSNVSSEKSFITFSTTDIDKHQTQAAKAVNYTRKRWRIFPCDRTKAPIVDPSLGFIHGVKDATSDTKIIAKTWFRYPDAAIGFAIPPELIVIDCDVKKDAQKRPLVSNGLLKRIGLESFQKLILGLNITGDHLRTLSVRTQSGGTHFYFQMPEGIPSFNHVAALPGLDLKGYGGYVILPNSQGQYGRYEFLNMTKIRPIPEPFLKWVMKFSGKTKSARSPLLPTGTAKIDRDKIVKILLYYWKNGDGKRNELTLAIAGFLAHSGGTEADAVFVISELARITGKGGDHISGAKYAFKKNGPVKGFRTLEKLMGEISDGKR; this is translated from the coding sequence ATGATCTTAAATGAAGAAGGGAGGGGCTGCAACCCGCCCTTAATACAAGGTGACGAACCCTCAAATGTAAGTAGTGAGAAATCGTTTATTACATTTTCGACGACTGATATTGACAAGCATCAAACACAGGCTGCAAAGGCGGTTAACTACACCAGAAAAAGGTGGCGAATCTTTCCGTGCGATAGAACTAAGGCCCCGATAGTGGATCCTTCCCTTGGGTTTATCCATGGTGTCAAGGATGCAACAAGCGACACAAAAATTATCGCCAAGACCTGGTTCAGGTATCCTGACGCAGCAATTGGTTTTGCGATTCCGCCTGAATTAATTGTTATAGACTGTGACGTGAAAAAAGATGCGCAGAAGCGCCCGCTAGTAAGTAACGGATTACTCAAGCGCATAGGGCTGGAATCATTTCAGAAACTTATTCTTGGACTAAACATAACAGGGGACCATCTGCGTACTCTCTCGGTTAGGACCCAATCTGGCGGTACTCACTTTTATTTTCAAATGCCGGAAGGAATTCCATCATTCAATCACGTTGCTGCGTTGCCAGGTCTCGACCTGAAAGGATATGGTGGCTACGTAATTTTGCCGAATTCACAGGGCCAGTATGGCAGATACGAATTTTTGAATATGACCAAGATAAGACCTATTCCAGAGCCCTTTCTAAAATGGGTCATGAAATTCAGTGGAAAAACAAAAAGTGCTAGATCACCACTATTGCCAACTGGTACGGCCAAGATAGATCGCGATAAGATCGTGAAAATTTTACTATATTACTGGAAAAACGGAGACGGTAAACGAAACGAATTAACACTCGCAATTGCCGGCTTTCTCGCACATTCTGGAGGCACTGAGGCAGATGCCGTATTTGTAATTTCTGAACTCGCAAGAATCACAGGAAAGGGTGGAGACCACATTTCAGGGGCCAAGTACGCATTTAAAAAGAATGGACCAGTTAAAGGATTCCGGACCTTGGAGAAACTTATGGGGGAAATAAGCGATGGCAAACGATAG